One genomic window of Polyangium aurulentum includes the following:
- a CDS encoding FMN-binding negative transcriptional regulator has protein sequence MYLPKVFREDDRDRLHDLVAAHDFGTLIVPHEDGVEISHVPFVLDREGGLLRTHVARTNSIWQKAIAAQSVVAVFQGPHGYVSARWYEKPERQVPTWNYAVVHAHGRAQGPMPRDELRALLDDLVAIHERGAPSPWSTAELAPEFLDGLMEGIVGLSIRIERLEGKFKLSQNRSPEDQQRVMRALAERGTEDDRAMLALMSNIPRQR, from the coding sequence ATGTACCTCCCCAAGGTCTTTCGTGAAGACGATCGCGACCGTCTCCACGATCTCGTCGCCGCCCACGACTTCGGCACGCTCATCGTCCCGCACGAGGACGGCGTCGAGATCTCGCACGTGCCCTTCGTGCTCGATCGCGAGGGCGGCCTCCTCCGCACCCACGTCGCGCGGACCAATTCGATCTGGCAAAAGGCCATTGCGGCGCAATCGGTGGTCGCCGTTTTCCAGGGCCCTCACGGCTATGTATCGGCGCGCTGGTACGAGAAGCCGGAGCGGCAGGTGCCCACGTGGAACTATGCGGTCGTGCACGCGCACGGCCGCGCCCAGGGCCCCATGCCACGCGACGAGCTGCGCGCCCTGCTCGACGACCTCGTCGCCATCCACGAGCGCGGCGCTCCGTCGCCCTGGAGCACGGCCGAGCTCGCGCCCGAGTTTCTCGACGGGCTGATGGAGGGAATCGTGGGTCTTTCCATCCGCATCGAGCGGCTCGAAGGCAAATTCAAGCTGAGCCAGAACCGCTCGCCCGAAGACCAGCAGCGCGTGATGCGCGCCCTCGCGGAGCGCGGAACCGAGGATGATCGCGCGATGCTGGCGCTGATGTCGAACATCCCGCGGCAGCGTTGA
- a CDS encoding MaoC family dehydratase: protein MLHAIRYGRNYDDFLPGAIYAHPWELTIDEGMLALFAASFQDALPTYASRRTARSLGLRDRPVHPLLLLNLGLSFSVHDVSEQAVAHLAYMDVRFPNPCYPGDTVEACSRVIGVKPVSTGDKGVVHVRTEVVNQEGDLVCSFERKALVRAGRLPERREGPVHDAPMADGDPPRVPAALLGALPKRVSRGAFATFWEDFEVGDVFCHEVGRTVSEAEHMQLTTLCRNSHPIHVDERYCQKNSFTKTRVVFGGLVLSWVLALSSRDTAGNAVWDLGLDEGAHPSGVLAGDTLYAASKVLAKEDRGGGAGAITLRVVGLKNTPARPLLERGADLFTPELGKTEGRVAEKAVEITRTLLVRRRA from the coding sequence ATGCTCCACGCCATCCGATACGGTCGAAATTACGACGACTTCCTCCCGGGCGCGATTTACGCGCACCCTTGGGAGCTCACCATCGACGAGGGAATGCTCGCGCTCTTCGCGGCCTCGTTCCAGGACGCGCTGCCCACCTACGCGAGCCGCAGGACGGCGCGCTCGCTCGGCCTGCGCGATCGGCCCGTCCACCCGCTTCTGCTCCTCAACCTGGGGCTCTCGTTCAGCGTTCACGACGTCAGCGAGCAGGCGGTCGCGCACCTCGCGTACATGGACGTGCGCTTTCCGAACCCCTGCTATCCCGGCGACACCGTCGAGGCGTGCTCGCGCGTCATCGGCGTCAAGCCCGTCTCCACGGGCGACAAGGGCGTGGTCCACGTGCGCACCGAGGTGGTCAATCAAGAAGGCGACCTCGTCTGTTCGTTCGAGCGCAAAGCATTGGTGCGCGCTGGCCGCCTGCCCGAGCGGCGCGAGGGCCCCGTCCACGACGCCCCCATGGCCGACGGAGACCCGCCCCGCGTCCCCGCCGCGCTTCTCGGCGCCCTGCCCAAGCGCGTGAGCCGCGGCGCGTTCGCCACCTTCTGGGAAGATTTCGAGGTCGGCGACGTCTTCTGCCACGAGGTCGGCCGCACGGTCAGCGAGGCCGAGCACATGCAGCTCACCACGCTTTGCCGCAATTCCCATCCGATCCACGTCGACGAGCGGTACTGTCAGAAAAACTCGTTCACCAAGACCCGCGTGGTCTTCGGCGGTCTGGTCCTTTCGTGGGTGCTCGCGCTCTCGAGCCGCGACACCGCGGGCAATGCCGTATGGGACCTCGGCCTCGACGAGGGCGCCCACCCGAGCGGCGTCCTCGCTGGCGATACCCTGTACGCGGCCTCGAAGGTGCTCGCGAAGGAGGATCGCGGCGGGGGCGCAGGCGCCATTACCCTGCGCGTCGTCGGCCTCAAGAATACGCCTGCCCGCCCGCTGCTCGAGCGCGGCGCGGACCTCTTCACGCCCGAGCTCGGAAAGACCGAGGGGCGCGTCGCCGAAAAGGCCGTGGAGATCACCCGCACGCTGCTCGTCCGGCGGCGCGCATAG
- a CDS encoding serine/threonine-protein kinase has protein sequence MEPADSQNGITSTLSRVGAVLKDKWHIDALLGEGGMAAVYAATHRNGSRVAIKMLHVELSRSLNVRARFRREGYVANRVAHPGAVRIHDDDVTDDGAVFLVMELLEGKTLDALWEQHARRLPVARVLSIADGILDVLAAAHDKGILHRDIKPDNVFITTANEVKLLDFGIARVRENREDVAESTITGTFLGTPAFAAPEQARARWELVDARTDLWAVGATMFTLLTGKYVHEAETPNEQLLAAMTQPAPSLASLRPDLPSAIVDVVDRALAFEREERWPSATEMQKAVRAALQAIEGTAQSGDTVVPSSWRVSVSPPIAAMAVTIADSSIPSMSSMTLSAVRERAAPPSWTKRMRARGALLAAALVASLGVAVIVVPRVASARGTTARAVMRSGLGAAVAEIVPQDLARLVQVPEAPAPVVPQIEPPAERLQFEAIPTEPRNPRPVGVKSYAPKRYDIYDRRR, from the coding sequence ATGGAACCCGCGGACAGCCAAAACGGAATTACGAGTACCCTTTCCCGTGTAGGGGCCGTCCTGAAGGACAAGTGGCACATCGACGCCCTCCTCGGCGAGGGCGGAATGGCTGCGGTCTATGCGGCGACCCACCGCAATGGTAGCCGCGTCGCCATCAAGATGCTCCACGTCGAGCTTTCTCGCAGCTTGAATGTCCGCGCGCGCTTCCGGCGCGAGGGATACGTCGCCAACAGAGTCGCTCACCCCGGCGCCGTCCGCATCCACGACGATGACGTCACGGACGACGGGGCCGTGTTTCTCGTCATGGAGCTGCTCGAGGGCAAGACGCTCGACGCGCTGTGGGAGCAGCATGCGCGCCGCTTGCCCGTCGCCCGGGTCCTCTCGATCGCGGACGGCATCCTCGACGTGCTCGCCGCCGCCCACGACAAAGGCATCCTGCACCGGGACATCAAGCCCGATAACGTCTTCATCACCACGGCCAACGAGGTCAAGCTCCTCGATTTCGGTATCGCGCGCGTCCGGGAAAACCGGGAGGATGTCGCGGAGTCGACGATCACCGGGACGTTCCTGGGCACGCCGGCCTTTGCCGCGCCCGAGCAGGCGCGCGCGCGCTGGGAGCTGGTCGACGCGAGGACCGATCTATGGGCGGTCGGCGCCACCATGTTCACGCTGCTCACCGGCAAATACGTCCACGAGGCCGAGACGCCGAACGAGCAGCTCCTCGCGGCCATGACCCAGCCGGCGCCGTCGCTCGCGAGCCTGCGGCCCGATTTGCCGAGCGCGATCGTGGACGTCGTGGACCGTGCGCTCGCGTTCGAGCGCGAGGAGCGGTGGCCCTCGGCGACCGAGATGCAGAAGGCCGTTCGCGCCGCGCTGCAAGCCATCGAGGGGACGGCGCAGAGCGGCGATACCGTGGTGCCTTCCTCGTGGCGCGTGTCCGTTTCCCCGCCGATTGCGGCGATGGCGGTCACGATCGCGGACTCCAGCATTCCCAGCATGAGCTCGATGACGCTCTCCGCCGTGCGAGAGCGCGCGGCGCCGCCGAGCTGGACGAAAAGAATGCGGGCGCGGGGCGCGCTCCTGGCGGCAGCGCTGGTCGCGAGCCTCGGTGTCGCGGTGATCGTCGTGCCGCGGGTCGCGTCGGCGAGAGGCACGACGGCGCGCGCTGTCATGCGGAGCGGGCTCGGTGCTGCGGTGGCCGAGATCGTGCCGCAGGATCTGGCGCGTCTCGTGCAAGTCCCCGAGGCGCCAGCGCCCGTCGTGCCACAAATTGAGCCGCCCGCCGAGCGCTTGCAATTCGAGGCAATCCCAACGGAACCTCGAAACCCCCGTCCCGTGGGGGTGAAATCGTACGCGCCGAAGCGCTACGATATCTACGATCGGCGCAGATGA
- a CDS encoding ABC transporter ATP-binding protein → MADVLRAEGLVRRLGERDVVREVSLAVSEAASVALMGPSGCGKTTLLQMIGLLDRPSSGRVLLAGHDAWAHPETVRAEMRLAWIGFVFQQNNLLEPLTARENVALPAWRLGSSRREALLRADALLERFGVSGRRDARPAELSVGEAQRVAVARALVNRPRIVLADEPTGSLDEASASGVMDALGGACAEGAALLVVTHDAAVAARAARTVHMRDGRLAT, encoded by the coding sequence ATGGCGGACGTCTTGCGCGCCGAGGGACTCGTGCGCCGCCTGGGCGAGCGCGACGTCGTGCGAGAGGTCTCTCTCGCGGTCAGCGAGGCCGCGTCGGTCGCGCTCATGGGGCCGAGCGGATGCGGCAAGACGACGCTCTTGCAGATGATCGGCCTGCTCGATCGACCGAGCAGCGGCCGCGTTCTGCTCGCAGGGCACGACGCGTGGGCGCACCCCGAGACCGTGCGCGCCGAGATGCGCCTCGCCTGGATCGGCTTCGTGTTTCAGCAGAACAACCTCCTCGAGCCGCTCACGGCGCGCGAGAACGTGGCGCTGCCGGCCTGGAGGCTCGGCTCTTCGCGCCGTGAAGCGCTCCTGCGGGCCGATGCGCTCCTCGAGCGGTTCGGCGTCTCCGGGCGTCGTGATGCACGGCCGGCCGAGCTGTCCGTGGGCGAAGCGCAGCGCGTCGCGGTCGCTCGTGCGCTCGTCAATCGACCGCGGATCGTGCTCGCCGACGAGCCGACGGGCAGCCTCGATGAAGCATCGGCGTCGGGCGTGATGGATGCGCTCGGCGGTGCGTGCGCGGAGGGGGCCGCGCTCCTCGTCGTCACGCACGACGCAGCGGTGGCTGCCCGCGCAGCGCGTACCGTGCATATGCGAGACGGAAGGCTCGCCACGTGA
- a CDS encoding aspartate aminotransferase family protein: MPSIEQTLREGFDSYRRYVNPLVSLRAELLGEPVRVTETRDGQLVGERGPVEDFHGTQTFGHRHPAITAAIQAFLDSPSPNWFPSRVNPFAGSLAEKLCARANRTLEGPRDAYSNVFFANSGSGGVEAAIKLARASTGRPRILSLDGAYHGCTMGSCALMKKGMFRDPFEPHLPAVESLPFGDVDALARAFAGGDVAALVVEPIQLEGGVRTLPSAFIEAACELSARHGALLVADEIQTGLGRTGRFLASECWPRRPDAVVLGKHLGGGLLPISAMLTRAELFERAYGKHYAAAEAHNTTFGGSALVCVAALATLELLTDDLIARVAELGARFRKRLSDALSRHPLFEEVRGAGLLVGVALHPSDHPWLSFEHFQVDGLEGIPSIGVLLCHRLYRRGFYCFACGHDWRILRILPRFNVPEGVLDTFLGAIDEELAYLCSLA; this comes from the coding sequence ATGCCCTCGATCGAGCAAACCCTGCGCGAGGGATTCGATAGCTACCGCCGCTACGTCAATCCTCTCGTCAGCCTGCGCGCCGAGCTGCTCGGCGAGCCCGTGCGCGTGACCGAGACCCGCGACGGGCAGCTCGTCGGCGAGCGAGGCCCCGTCGAGGATTTTCACGGCACGCAGACCTTCGGCCACCGCCACCCGGCGATCACGGCCGCCATCCAGGCCTTTCTCGACTCGCCCTCGCCGAACTGGTTTCCCTCCCGCGTGAACCCCTTCGCGGGCAGCCTCGCCGAGAAGCTGTGCGCGCGGGCCAACCGCACGCTCGAAGGACCGCGCGACGCCTATTCGAACGTCTTCTTCGCCAACTCCGGCTCGGGCGGCGTGGAAGCGGCGATCAAGCTCGCGCGCGCCTCGACCGGCCGCCCCCGCATCCTCTCGCTCGACGGCGCTTACCACGGCTGCACCATGGGGAGCTGCGCGCTCATGAAGAAGGGCATGTTCCGCGACCCCTTCGAGCCGCACCTGCCCGCCGTCGAGTCGCTCCCCTTCGGCGATGTCGATGCGCTCGCGCGCGCATTCGCGGGCGGCGACGTGGCCGCGCTCGTCGTCGAGCCGATCCAGCTCGAGGGAGGCGTTCGCACGCTCCCGAGCGCTTTCATCGAGGCCGCCTGCGAGCTGTCCGCACGCCACGGAGCGCTCCTCGTCGCCGACGAGATCCAGACAGGTCTCGGCCGCACCGGGCGCTTTCTCGCGAGCGAGTGCTGGCCTCGCCGACCCGATGCCGTCGTGCTTGGCAAGCACCTCGGCGGAGGCCTCCTGCCGATCTCGGCGATGCTCACCAGGGCCGAGCTGTTCGAGCGCGCCTACGGCAAGCACTACGCGGCGGCGGAAGCGCACAACACGACCTTCGGCGGCAGCGCGCTCGTCTGCGTCGCTGCCCTCGCGACGCTCGAGCTGCTCACGGACGACCTCATCGCCCGCGTCGCCGAGCTCGGCGCGCGCTTCCGAAAGCGCCTGTCCGACGCGCTCTCGCGCCATCCGCTCTTCGAGGAGGTACGCGGCGCGGGGCTCTTGGTGGGCGTGGCGCTCCACCCCTCGGATCACCCGTGGCTGTCCTTCGAGCACTTCCAGGTCGACGGGCTCGAGGGGATCCCCAGCATCGGCGTGCTGCTCTGTCATCGCCTCTACCGGCGCGGCTTCTACTGCTTCGCCTGCGGGCACGACTGGCGCATCCTGCGCATCCTGCCGCGCTTCAACGTCCCGGAGGGCGTGCTCGACACCTTCCTCGGGGCCATCGACGAGGAGCTCGCGTACCTGTGCAGCCTGGCCTAG
- the mce gene encoding methylmalonyl-CoA epimerase translates to MIKIKKIDHIAVAVENIDHALAKWQETLGITGQDRELVSSQKTETVLLPIGESSVELIEPKGNEGLARFLEKRGPGLHHIAIEVEGLDAALAFLRSMHVPLIDETPRIGARGHRVAFLHPRATGGVLVELVEPVPEPQDIGHGPTDPGPAPKST, encoded by the coding sequence ATGATCAAGATCAAGAAAATCGATCATATCGCGGTTGCCGTGGAGAACATCGATCACGCCCTCGCCAAATGGCAGGAGACGCTCGGCATCACGGGCCAGGACCGCGAGCTCGTCTCGAGTCAGAAGACCGAAACGGTGCTCTTGCCCATCGGCGAGAGCAGCGTCGAGCTCATCGAGCCCAAGGGCAACGAGGGCCTCGCCCGCTTCCTCGAAAAGCGCGGCCCGGGGCTGCACCATATCGCGATCGAGGTCGAGGGGCTCGACGCCGCGCTCGCGTTTCTGCGGTCGATGCACGTGCCGCTCATCGACGAGACCCCGCGCATCGGCGCTCGCGGCCACAGGGTCGCCTTCTTGCACCCGCGCGCCACCGGCGGCGTCCTCGTCGAGCTCGTCGAGCCCGTCCCCGAGCCGCAAGACATCGGGCACGGCCCCACCGATCCCGGGCCCGCGCCGAAGAGCACCTGA
- a CDS encoding tetratricopeptide repeat protein, which produces MQGRQAAKNGDHERALELFRQSHALEPAPGTLLNIADCEERLGKLSEARKHYAELIEELPSTDERRTIAARHAAEIDQRAPRLRVSVARGAPEGTSVMLDGAPIGVGRAGDARFVDPGRHVIIATAPGHKESRITVTLPERAESQVEIDAGPAARGDSGKMLGGILLGVGGPAVGVGGTLLVLAARGDENAKGYAAGGAVTLGVGAALASVGVLRLLSVSRPASETNVGIAPMPGGLGTAVTGAF; this is translated from the coding sequence ATGCAGGGCCGACAAGCCGCGAAGAACGGCGATCACGAGAGGGCCCTCGAGCTTTTCCGTCAGAGCCACGCGCTCGAGCCGGCCCCCGGGACGCTCCTCAACATCGCTGATTGCGAGGAGCGGCTCGGCAAGCTCTCCGAAGCGCGCAAGCATTACGCAGAGCTCATCGAGGAGCTGCCGAGCACCGATGAGCGCAGGACGATCGCGGCGCGTCACGCCGCGGAGATCGATCAGCGCGCGCCGCGCCTGCGCGTCAGCGTGGCACGAGGCGCTCCCGAGGGGACGAGCGTGATGCTCGACGGCGCGCCGATTGGCGTGGGGCGCGCGGGCGATGCGCGGTTCGTCGATCCCGGCAGGCACGTCATCATTGCGACCGCCCCGGGGCACAAGGAATCACGAATCACGGTCACGCTCCCCGAGCGAGCGGAGTCGCAGGTCGAGATCGACGCCGGTCCCGCCGCCAGGGGCGACTCGGGGAAGATGCTGGGAGGCATTCTCCTCGGGGTCGGCGGTCCCGCGGTCGGCGTCGGCGGAACGCTGCTCGTGCTCGCGGCGCGCGGGGATGAAAACGCAAAGGGTTATGCGGCCGGAGGAGCCGTCACCCTCGGCGTGGGCGCGGCGCTGGCGTCAGTGGGGGTGCTCCGGCTGCTGTCGGTGTCGCGGCCGGCATCGGAGACGAATGTGGGAATCGCTCCGATGCCGGGGGGGCTCGGGACGGCGGTGACGGGCGCGTTCTGA
- a CDS encoding ABC transporter permease, protein MEPAALPRSRPRLGPLVFLARRSLLGSRRTFVLLVLAVAAGAGFQIPNTANLAGFSAALIEEELRRGAGDVRVQPRKEPHFEDGDAAAARIADAAGPCVRATVPVLVLPGAAGTGGRFQGALIYGLDFPGDPELRPFHLTSGALLARGDTTGVLIGTSLATRVGAKVGDAVDLRVIFGGVSAESGRENVGRYAMTVRGLVAGSAGAYRSVFVDRSFLAEKAGAPRAASAVLVHLDDHFAASAVAVRLDERLSDAHAVGWKEDDPYLPNYLDANRTVNGVSYAMVIAAISIPVWALLYIHVLGRRREIGILAALGFAQREIFVIFSMQALAVALFGLVFGSALGAALIAYFQARPIFSWEALVVRPALSLGVLVVPCLAVLATTLLAGTWPAWRAARTDPARVLRRIE, encoded by the coding sequence ATGGAGCCGGCCGCGCTCCCGCGCTCTCGCCCACGCCTCGGACCCCTCGTCTTTCTCGCCCGCCGCAGCCTGCTCGGGAGTCGACGCACGTTCGTGCTGCTCGTCCTCGCCGTCGCTGCGGGCGCGGGTTTTCAGATCCCCAACACGGCCAACCTGGCCGGCTTCTCCGCCGCGCTGATCGAGGAAGAACTGCGGCGCGGAGCCGGCGACGTGCGCGTGCAGCCGCGCAAGGAGCCGCATTTCGAAGATGGCGACGCCGCTGCCGCGCGCATCGCCGACGCTGCTGGCCCATGCGTTCGCGCCACCGTCCCCGTGCTCGTGCTGCCTGGCGCCGCGGGCACCGGAGGGCGCTTTCAAGGGGCGCTGATCTACGGCCTCGACTTCCCCGGCGACCCGGAGCTGCGCCCGTTTCACCTCACCAGCGGCGCGCTGCTCGCGCGCGGCGATACGACGGGCGTGCTCATCGGAACGTCGCTCGCCACGCGCGTGGGCGCCAAGGTGGGCGATGCCGTCGATCTGCGGGTGATCTTCGGCGGCGTGAGCGCCGAGAGCGGTCGGGAGAACGTGGGCCGTTACGCGATGACCGTGCGCGGCCTCGTCGCCGGCAGCGCAGGGGCTTACCGCAGCGTGTTCGTCGATCGATCGTTCCTCGCCGAGAAGGCAGGCGCGCCGCGCGCAGCTTCGGCGGTGCTCGTTCACCTCGACGATCACTTCGCCGCTTCGGCCGTCGCGGTGCGCCTCGACGAGCGCCTCTCCGATGCGCACGCGGTGGGCTGGAAAGAGGACGACCCGTACCTGCCCAACTACCTCGACGCGAACCGCACCGTGAACGGCGTTTCGTACGCGATGGTCATCGCGGCGATCTCGATCCCGGTCTGGGCGCTGCTCTACATCCACGTGCTCGGGCGGCGGCGCGAGATCGGCATCCTCGCTGCGCTCGGCTTCGCGCAGCGCGAGATCTTCGTGATCTTCTCGATGCAAGCGCTCGCCGTCGCGCTCTTCGGGCTCGTCTTCGGTTCGGCGCTCGGGGCTGCGCTGATCGCGTACTTCCAGGCGCGCCCCATCTTCTCGTGGGAGGCGCTCGTCGTGCGTCCGGCCCTTTCGCTCGGCGTGCTCGTCGTGCCGTGCCTCGCCGTGCTGGCCACGACCCTCCTCGCAGGCACCTGGCCTGCGTGGCGCGCCGCCCGCACCGACCCCGCGCGCGTGCTGCGAAGGATCGAGTGA
- a CDS encoding acyltransferase family protein, with product MEREGTRLHALDAARGLAMALVLSLHCLLSFIETPIGWAIKDRSTHVAADFAVWVGRAFLMPAFFLLAGFFSRLSVERGGLLAFARERARRVLVPLLAALVPVSMAMNALWDHGRQLAARAAVGEQVPALRASELPVTLAHLWYLYYLLVISALAVVLPRRSARAFRYLPLLAAIPVAGLLLLAGKLQLDTPLSFFIEPSITAYFAVFFAWGWLLDRDELDSYARRLPLLLGALAVLLAAIVPALLASAAPGAPARAPASALVASAMFTCLAVATFLGACGRLLARERPFFRILADSSYWTYVVHLPLAVFLQIQVASLPWPGPIKYAVIVVLTAATCLVTWRAFRLAYARYALRGQPPLRRA from the coding sequence ATGGAGCGCGAAGGGACGCGCCTGCACGCGCTCGACGCCGCTCGCGGCCTCGCCATGGCGCTCGTGCTCTCGCTGCACTGCCTGCTGTCGTTCATCGAGACGCCGATCGGCTGGGCGATCAAGGACCGCTCGACGCACGTCGCCGCTGACTTCGCCGTGTGGGTGGGGCGCGCGTTCTTGATGCCGGCGTTCTTCCTCCTGGCGGGCTTCTTCTCGCGCCTGTCCGTGGAGCGCGGTGGCCTGCTTGCCTTCGCGCGCGAGCGGGCGAGGCGCGTGCTCGTTCCGCTGCTCGCCGCGCTCGTGCCGGTCTCCATGGCGATGAACGCGCTCTGGGATCACGGGCGGCAGCTCGCAGCCCGCGCGGCCGTCGGCGAGCAGGTGCCGGCGCTGCGCGCGTCGGAGCTGCCGGTCACGCTCGCGCACCTCTGGTATCTCTACTACCTGCTCGTGATCTCCGCGCTCGCCGTGGTGCTTCCGCGACGCTCGGCGCGCGCCTTCCGCTACCTGCCGCTCCTCGCGGCAATCCCGGTCGCAGGCTTGCTGCTCCTCGCCGGCAAGCTGCAGCTCGACACGCCGCTCTCGTTCTTCATCGAGCCGTCCATCACCGCCTACTTCGCGGTCTTCTTCGCGTGGGGATGGCTGCTCGATCGCGACGAGCTCGACAGCTACGCGCGCCGCCTGCCGCTCTTGCTCGGTGCTCTCGCGGTCCTGCTCGCCGCGATCGTCCCTGCGCTCCTCGCGAGTGCGGCCCCCGGCGCGCCTGCGCGTGCGCCTGCAAGCGCGCTCGTCGCGAGTGCGATGTTCACATGCCTCGCGGTGGCCACGTTCCTCGGAGCGTGCGGCCGGCTCCTCGCGCGCGAACGGCCGTTCTTCCGCATCCTCGCCGATTCGTCGTACTGGACCTACGTGGTGCACCTGCCGCTCGCGGTCTTCTTGCAGATCCAGGTCGCGTCTCTTCCCTGGCCGGGGCCCATCAAGTACGCGGTCATCGTCGTGCTCACGGCGGCGACGTGCCTCGTCACGTGGCGAGCCTTCCGTCTCGCATATGCACGGTACGCGCTGCGCGGGCAGCCACCGCTGCGTCGTGCGTGA